One genomic segment of Vulpes vulpes isolate BD-2025 chromosome 2, VulVul3, whole genome shotgun sequence includes these proteins:
- the CX3CL1 gene encoding fractalkine, which produces MAPPPLSWLLRLAALCHLTALLAGQHLGVKKCNVTCNKMTSEIPVALLVHYQRNQESCGKPAIILKTKQNRIFCADPKERWVQKAIAHLEHQIAVTIRNGGTFEKQIGVGEPRTTPATRGMDWSAVTEPKSTQENSGQEAQRASGTSPELSTGVADSRGTRFPSTSKAPDGGPPAGSQKTEFFNAATLTATTSQQSSAAYKPGSGLWTEGKASEALPTQASSTQASSTQAPSTQTPSTQASSTQAPPTQAPSTQTLPTHAPPTHAPPTHTPTISHTASENRVDPEGRPVWIKGDNPTPENSLGPKEMSPLSAHMDAFRGPDHTPHLSTVLVSSPGVPSREPVASGSWVSKAEEPIHATVDPQRLGILITPVPDSQAATRRQAVGLLAFLGLLFCLGVAMFAYQSLQGCSRKMAGDMVEGLRYVPRSCGSNSYVLVPV; this is translated from the exons GACAGCACCTCGGTGTGAAGAAATGCAACGTCACCTGCAACAAGATGACCTCGGAGATCCCGGTGGCCTTACTGGTCCACTACCAACGAAATCAAGAGTCCTGCGGGAAGCCTGCCATCAT ATTGAAGACGAAACAGAACAGAATCTTCTGTGCTGATCCAAAGGAGAGATGGGTTCAGAAAGCCATAGCACATCTAGAACACCAGATTGCTGTTACAATTCGAAATGGCGGCACATTCGAGAAGCAAATTGGTGTGGGTGAGCCCAGGACCACCCCAGCCACCAGGGGAATGGACTGGTCTGCGGTCACAGAGCCCAAATCCACCCAGGAGAACAGTggccaggaggcacagagggcCTCGGGAACTTCCCCAGAGCTGTCAACGGGAGTGGCTGATTCCAGGGGGACCAGGTTCCCCTCCACTTCAAAGGCTCCGGATGGAGGACCGCCAGCTGGGTCCCAGAAAACTGAGTTTTTCAACGCTGCTACCCTCACTGCCACAACGTCCCAGCAGAGTTCTGCTGCCTACAAACCTGGGTCGGGCCTCTGGACTGAGGGAAAGGCATCTGAGgccctccccacccaggcctcctccaCCCAGGCCTCCTCCACCCAGGCCCCCTCCACCCAGACCCCCTCCACCCAGGCCTcctccacccaggccccccccacccaggccccctccaCCCAGACCCTCCCTACCCACGCTCCCCCTACCCATGCCCCCCCTACCCACACCCCCACCATTTCACACACAGCCTCAGAGAACAGGGTTGACCCCGAAGGCCGACCTGTGTGGATCAAGGGAGACAATCCCACGCCAGAGAATTCTCTAGGGCCCAAGGAGATGAGTCCCCTTTCAGCTCACATGGATGCTTTCAGGGGGCCTGATCACACACCCCATCTCTCCACAGTCCTTGTCTCCTCTCCAGGTgtccccagcagggagccagtgGCCTCAGGCAGCTGGGTCTCCAAGGCTGAGGAGCCCATCCACGCTACCGTGGACCCCCAGAGGCTGGGTATCCTCATCACTCCTGTCCCCGACTCCCAGGCAGCTACCCGGAGGCAGGCAGTAGGGCTGTTGGCCTTCCTTGGCCTCCTCTTCTGCCTGGGTGTGGCCATGTTTGCCTATCAAAGCCTCCAGGGCTGTTCCCGCAAGATGGCAGGGGACATGGTGGAGGGGCTTCGCTACGTCCCCCGGAGCTGTGGCAGTAACTCGTATGTCCTGGTGCCCGTGTGA